The DNA window ttaaataaacctCACCCAGGAAAGGTGTCAAATTGGTCATTTttgggggtgggcggggccacGGAGAGCAGTAGAGACGACGGTCCTCCAAGCTTTCTAGAGCGGCCGGGCCCGCCAGCTTCCCACAGCTCCCTGCGCGCTCCCGCCGTGCTCAGCGGCTTCCGGCGGCGGGAGCGTGTGGGGCGGCAGCCATGGCGTACCGCGGGCAGGGCCAGAAGGTGCAGAAGGTGATGGTGCAGCCCATCGTATCCTTCCTGCGGCGGGGAACCGGGGCGGCCCCGCCTGGGGGCCGCggagggggcgggcgggggcgagCGGGAGGGGCGGAGCTGCCGTGCGGGCCCGTGAGGCGCCGGAGGCCGCGGGGCTGAGTGGCCGGTTCGTGTTTCCGCGCTGCGTCCTTAACGCGCCGCTGCAGAACCTGATCTTCCGCTACTTGCAGAACGTGAGTACCGGGCGGGGACCCCCGGGCTGGTTCGTACCGCGGGTGTTGGAGCCGGTTTGTGTCGGGCTGAGGAACGGGCTGGCGGGAGCGGCTGGTCCGGGGCTCAGCGGTTCCTTCTCGCCTTAAGGAATTGCCTTTGGAACAGGCGTCAGGCGTGCGGGGGTGTTTTCCTCTGCGGATCTAAAATGTGGTTTAAAATGTGTGCTGTTACATGTCCATCAGCAAACACAGGAATAGTGTAATAACTTAAAAATACCGGAGGAAATAACTGAAACCATGTGTGAGGGTGACTCTATGTGAGTGCTACAGAACTGTAGGGGCTATTACTAGCGAGGGTCACTTAACACGTAGGAGAGAATAAAATTGCTGGGAGTGTTTATGCCCCTGTTTTGCTCTCCTCCTCCACCGTTTTGCAGCGGTCCAGGATCCAGGTGTGGCTTTACGAGCAGGTGAACATGCGGATAGAAGGGTGCATCATTGTGAGTATCGGCATGTCCTGTTCTTATGtcttttgattgttttttttaattcgaATTCATAAGACTATTTATTCTTATCAAGAGAAACTACCATGGGGgtttggaaatatttcatgCCTCTTGAGTGAATAGTCTTAATTGTCCAGCCCACGTCAGCACAGCTAATTATAGATTGTATCCTTGTTGCTGAACCTTAGACCGGGTGGTTTAGCTCACTGACCGCTTTTGTTGCTGATTTTTAGGGCTTTGATGAATATATGAACTTGGTGCTGGACGACGCAGAGGAGATTCACTCCAAAACAAAATCGAGGAAGCAGCTGGGTATGTCAGTGCGTCGGTGTCACCGGGGTGGTGGCCGAGACCTGGTGCCCTGAATGTTCCAAACAGCAGCACTTGAAAGTGCAAAACACACGAAGAGTGTTGAGTTCACAGCACAGGGTGCGGATACTGGCTCGGTCGCGGTTCCTGCCGGTTTTTGAGCTGGTGCTTGGATTGAATGTGCAGAGGATCTGCATGGGGCCCGTTTTTGTCTGTCAATCATGTGTAACACCCCACGGACTGCACTGCACTTTCCCTGCAgccagggaggctggaggggaccTGTCCAGCTCCTCGCTGTGGCACCTCCGAGTCAGGGAACCACGTACCTGAGGGTATTTAATATTTCCCACCTGCTGATGAGGATAATCAGCAGTTTGTGACAAGTGTGACGTGTTCGGGCTCCTAATGGGGACAGAGTTCTGCTCAAACCCCGAGCGCTGGTTGTGTGAATTGTGGAGGCAAATTGTGTGGCCAGAGGGGAAGGGACTCTGTGTCACTGATAAAAACCTGGCCATTTGTCGTGTTACTGAGAAAAAACTGTCAGTTGTGCAGCTGTTGTCTCACAAGCACCTTTGCtgttgtgaaatgttttttgaaTGCAAGGTTATCGTCAGAGTCTGGGATGTCTCTGAtccccccttttcctttctctgtgttgCAGGTCGGATCATGTTAAAAGGGGACAATATCACTCTTCTGCAAAGTGTTTCTAACTAGGATTTGTTGTCCTGCACTTAGAACGAAAGCTGCGGTGCTTTGTAGTGGATAAAGTGCTAGTGGGAGCAGAACCAGCCAGTAGATGGGAAGTTACGTGTAACTGGGGTCACATGCAGGGTTGAAAACTCTCTGTGTCTTTGTGCGTGTAATTCTTTTTTGTAGTTTGAAATGATGCATAATGTATTtcacaaataaacatttttcacGGTAACTTTAAAGACCAATCTGCTTGTTTTCAGCTTCCTGCCCTTCTGTGAATAGAGAAGGGGGAGAAGTGGATCCAAAGTGATTTTTGCCACGGGTCTGTGGGTTTGGGAGCGTCACATCTGCGTGAGGTGGACAAGgggggctgctctggggtgcTGGAGCTCGGTGGTTCTGCGGGACGGAGCTGCGGTACAGGAACCCGCCTCTGACAAACCGTGCTGGGAGGAGTGCTTGGGAAATAACATGTTTTCAGGGCGGAGAAGCAGAGACGGCAATTGGTTTGGATTTAATCTCAAATTTCTTGCTGCTTTGGGCAGAATCTCTAGATTGCACCACGGCACTGTTAAATAAGTTGGGATATCGGATGTATCAGTTGGGGTTTTATCACActagtttattattattatcaattTGAGAATCGCATTGTTCTACTTGGGTTTCCACAAGAGAGCTGAGATGCTTGCCGCACAAACAAAAGATCAGTTCCCTGGCTTACTAGGGACTCTCAGtcccctctgctg is part of the Caloenas nicobarica isolate bCalNic1 chromosome 21, bCalNic1.hap1, whole genome shotgun sequence genome and encodes:
- the SNRPE gene encoding small nuclear ribonucleoprotein E, with translation MAYRGQGQKVQKVMVQPINLIFRYLQNRSRIQVWLYEQVNMRIEGCIIGFDEYMNLVLDDAEEIHSKTKSRKQLGRIMLKGDNITLLQSVSN